A genomic window from Lepisosteus oculatus isolate fLepOcu1 chromosome 27, fLepOcu1.hap2, whole genome shotgun sequence includes:
- the LOC138225280 gene encoding immunoglobulin lambda-1 light chain-like isoform X3: protein MLTFPFTDMRAAKPLSVPSKRASTAKMLGLLLLFSGIQKGAASSVVVQYPRSLKAQAGAGATVNLTCTINDAMAHCNSTAWVRVALSGAMRMDLYANSSKNHDDIGFSKTQRKCLLTINNLQAKDSGVYYCVYMYSKTPYFGNSSRVEVIEPPKTSPSIEILHPTSDAVQFAGAVSLLCLVRGVSLLEGRVFWRISGKEETGVTDSGGSDPRKSGQDFIRNQLFIPAHTWASGVPCTCVVQTDSGLDMSKTVSLGADPLACSSLFYGIGAAASISIMALLFLLVYKVRSSSGRRENTPVRSGNTSHPKPRDMVREDVQYAALKFEHRKQRQRQEETLT from the exons ATGCTGACTTTTCCATTCACTGACATGAGAGCTGCCAAGCCATTGAGTGTCCCCAGCAAAAGAGCTTCAACTGCCAAGATGTTggggctgctgcttctgttctCTGGTATCCAAAAAG GAGCAGCAAGTTCAGTTGTGGTTCAATACCCCCGGAGTCTCAAAGCCCAGGCTGGTGCTGGTGCCACTGTGAACCTGACCTGCACCATAAACGACGCAATGGCCCACTGCAACTCCACAGCTTGGGTCCGAGTGGCGCTGAGCGGAGCTATGAGAATGGACCTCTATGCCAACAGCTCAAAAAACCATGACGATATAGGCTTCAGCAAAACCCAGAGAAAGTGTCTTCTTACCATCAATAACCTCCAAGCCAAGGACTCGGGAGTCTATTACTGTGTTTACATGTATAGTAAAACTCCCTATTTTGGGAACAGCTCCAGGGTGGAAGTGATAG AGCCTCCGAAGACGTCCCCGTCCATAGAGATCCTTCACCCAACATCTGATGCGGTTCAGTTTGCTGGCGCGGTGTCCCTGTTGTGTCTAGTGCGGGGAGTCTCACTACTGGAGGGGCGGGTTTTTTGGAGGATATCTGGGAAAGAGGAGACTGGGGTCACTGACTCTGGGGGCTCAGATCCcaggaaatctggccaggattTCATCAGGAACCAGCTCTTCATTCCAGCACACACTTGGGCCAGTGGGGTCCCCTGTACCTGCGTGGTGCAAACAGACAGCGGCCTGGATATGAGCAAGACCGTCTCTCTCGGGG CAGATCCCTTAGCCTGCTCTTCTCTTTTCTATGGGATTGGAGCAGCAGCCTCTATCTCAATCATGGCTCTGCTCTTCCTTCTTGTCTACAAAGTCAGGAGCAGTTCCG GGAGAAGAGAGAACACACCTGTCCGCTCCGGAAATACCAGTCACCCAAAACCCAGAGATATG GTTAGAGAAGATGTGCAGTATGCGGCTCTGAAGTTTGAGCACAGGAAGCAGAGACAGCGACAAGAGGAAACGCTCACATAA
- the LOC138225280 gene encoding immunoglobulin lambda-1 light chain-like isoform X2: protein MLTFPFTDMRAAKPLSVPSKRASTAKMLGLLLLFSGIQKGAASSVVVQYPRSLKAQAGAGATVNLTCTINDAMAHCNSTAWVRVALSGAMRMDLYANSSKNHDDIGFSKTQRKCLLTINNLQAKDSGVYYCVYMYSKTPYFGNSSRVEVIEPPKTSPSIEILHPTSDAVQFAGAVSLLCLVRGVSLLEGRVFWRISGKEETGVTDSGGSDPRKSGQDFIRNQLFIPAHTWASGVPCTCVVQTDSGLDMSKTVSLGDPLACSSLFYGIGAAASISIMALLFLLVYKVRSSSAGRRENTPVRSGNTSHPKPRDMVREDVQYAALKFEHRKQRQRQEETLT, encoded by the exons ATGCTGACTTTTCCATTCACTGACATGAGAGCTGCCAAGCCATTGAGTGTCCCCAGCAAAAGAGCTTCAACTGCCAAGATGTTggggctgctgcttctgttctCTGGTATCCAAAAAG GAGCAGCAAGTTCAGTTGTGGTTCAATACCCCCGGAGTCTCAAAGCCCAGGCTGGTGCTGGTGCCACTGTGAACCTGACCTGCACCATAAACGACGCAATGGCCCACTGCAACTCCACAGCTTGGGTCCGAGTGGCGCTGAGCGGAGCTATGAGAATGGACCTCTATGCCAACAGCTCAAAAAACCATGACGATATAGGCTTCAGCAAAACCCAGAGAAAGTGTCTTCTTACCATCAATAACCTCCAAGCCAAGGACTCGGGAGTCTATTACTGTGTTTACATGTATAGTAAAACTCCCTATTTTGGGAACAGCTCCAGGGTGGAAGTGATAG AGCCTCCGAAGACGTCCCCGTCCATAGAGATCCTTCACCCAACATCTGATGCGGTTCAGTTTGCTGGCGCGGTGTCCCTGTTGTGTCTAGTGCGGGGAGTCTCACTACTGGAGGGGCGGGTTTTTTGGAGGATATCTGGGAAAGAGGAGACTGGGGTCACTGACTCTGGGGGCTCAGATCCcaggaaatctggccaggattTCATCAGGAACCAGCTCTTCATTCCAGCACACACTTGGGCCAGTGGGGTCCCCTGTACCTGCGTGGTGCAAACAGACAGCGGCCTGGATATGAGCAAGACCGTCTCTCTCGGGG ATCCCTTAGCCTGCTCTTCTCTTTTCTATGGGATTGGAGCAGCAGCCTCTATCTCAATCATGGCTCTGCTCTTCCTTCTTGTCTACAAAGTCAGGAGCAGTTCCG caGGGAGAAGAGAGAACACACCTGTCCGCTCCGGAAATACCAGTCACCCAAAACCCAGAGATATG GTTAGAGAAGATGTGCAGTATGCGGCTCTGAAGTTTGAGCACAGGAAGCAGAGACAGCGACAAGAGGAAACGCTCACATAA
- the LOC138225280 gene encoding immunoglobulin lambda-1 light chain-like isoform X1: protein MLTFPFTDMRAAKPLSVPSKRASTAKMLGLLLLFSGIQKGAASSVVVQYPRSLKAQAGAGATVNLTCTINDAMAHCNSTAWVRVALSGAMRMDLYANSSKNHDDIGFSKTQRKCLLTINNLQAKDSGVYYCVYMYSKTPYFGNSSRVEVIEPPKTSPSIEILHPTSDAVQFAGAVSLLCLVRGVSLLEGRVFWRISGKEETGVTDSGGSDPRKSGQDFIRNQLFIPAHTWASGVPCTCVVQTDSGLDMSKTVSLGADPLACSSLFYGIGAAASISIMALLFLLVYKVRSSSAGRRENTPVRSGNTSHPKPRDMVREDVQYAALKFEHRKQRQRQEETLT from the exons ATGCTGACTTTTCCATTCACTGACATGAGAGCTGCCAAGCCATTGAGTGTCCCCAGCAAAAGAGCTTCAACTGCCAAGATGTTggggctgctgcttctgttctCTGGTATCCAAAAAG GAGCAGCAAGTTCAGTTGTGGTTCAATACCCCCGGAGTCTCAAAGCCCAGGCTGGTGCTGGTGCCACTGTGAACCTGACCTGCACCATAAACGACGCAATGGCCCACTGCAACTCCACAGCTTGGGTCCGAGTGGCGCTGAGCGGAGCTATGAGAATGGACCTCTATGCCAACAGCTCAAAAAACCATGACGATATAGGCTTCAGCAAAACCCAGAGAAAGTGTCTTCTTACCATCAATAACCTCCAAGCCAAGGACTCGGGAGTCTATTACTGTGTTTACATGTATAGTAAAACTCCCTATTTTGGGAACAGCTCCAGGGTGGAAGTGATAG AGCCTCCGAAGACGTCCCCGTCCATAGAGATCCTTCACCCAACATCTGATGCGGTTCAGTTTGCTGGCGCGGTGTCCCTGTTGTGTCTAGTGCGGGGAGTCTCACTACTGGAGGGGCGGGTTTTTTGGAGGATATCTGGGAAAGAGGAGACTGGGGTCACTGACTCTGGGGGCTCAGATCCcaggaaatctggccaggattTCATCAGGAACCAGCTCTTCATTCCAGCACACACTTGGGCCAGTGGGGTCCCCTGTACCTGCGTGGTGCAAACAGACAGCGGCCTGGATATGAGCAAGACCGTCTCTCTCGGGG CAGATCCCTTAGCCTGCTCTTCTCTTTTCTATGGGATTGGAGCAGCAGCCTCTATCTCAATCATGGCTCTGCTCTTCCTTCTTGTCTACAAAGTCAGGAGCAGTTCCG caGGGAGAAGAGAGAACACACCTGTCCGCTCCGGAAATACCAGTCACCCAAAACCCAGAGATATG GTTAGAGAAGATGTGCAGTATGCGGCTCTGAAGTTTGAGCACAGGAAGCAGAGACAGCGACAAGAGGAAACGCTCACATAA
- the LOC107075422 gene encoding uncharacterized protein isoform X2 produces the protein MRAPTLLLSFWLYAETAVSTARTSVLTAHPGGEITLVCSLNKSCFRVSWWKVQPNGIRPLAPVLASSRIAPKTTLDKKCALWISAVQEYDAATYYCAENWNPGQLGNGFTVAIGEQEQSTEQCPVCNTIAVLSGAGAVISFLVLVIIMLVIALCLSHKKTKAGQEKASVSVEDKHSKRRNTESQWLDSKTESVEYARVKFSQPKRQK, from the exons ATGCGAGCCCCAACTCTACTCCTGTCGTTCTGGCTATACG CAGAGACAGCGGTATCTACGGCTCGGACGTCTGTGCTGACAGCTCACCCTGGCGGTGAGATCACTTTAGTCTGCAGCTTAAACAAATCGTGTTTTAGGGTGAGCTGGTGGAAAGTTCAACCCAACGGGATCAGACCTCTTGCTCCTGTACTGGCCAGTAGCAGAATCGCCCCCAAAACCACCCTGGATAAAAAGTGTGCCCTCTGGATTAGCGCAGTACAGGAGTATGACGCCGCGACTTACTACTGCGCAGAAAACTGGAATCCCGGACAACTGGGGAATGGGTTCACGGTAGCAATCGGAGAACAGGAACAGTCGACAG aACAGTGTCCAGTGTGCAATACGATTGCGGTTCTCAGTGGGGCAGGGGCAGTGATCTCTTTTTTGGTGCTGGTCATTATAATGCTGGTAATCGCACTGTGCCTGTCtcacaagaaaacaaaagcag GACAGGAAAAGGCTTCAGTCAGTGTTGAAGACAAACATTCCAAGAGAAGGAATACAGAATCACAG TGGCTGGACAGTAAAACAGAGAGTGTGGAATACGCAAGGGTGAAATTCTCCCAGCCCAAGAGACAGAAGTAA
- the LOC107075422 gene encoding uncharacterized protein isoform X4 — protein MRAPTLLLSFWLYAETAVSTARTSVLTAHPGGEITLVCSLNKSCFRVSWWKVQPNGIRPLAPVLASSRIAPKTTLDKKCALWISAVQEYDAATYYCAENWNPGQLGNGFTVAIGEQEQSTVEEQLTRPKSDKGYKKNTTSSGQEKASVSVEDKHSKRRNTESQWLDSKTESVEYARVKFSQPKRQK, from the exons ATGCGAGCCCCAACTCTACTCCTGTCGTTCTGGCTATACG CAGAGACAGCGGTATCTACGGCTCGGACGTCTGTGCTGACAGCTCACCCTGGCGGTGAGATCACTTTAGTCTGCAGCTTAAACAAATCGTGTTTTAGGGTGAGCTGGTGGAAAGTTCAACCCAACGGGATCAGACCTCTTGCTCCTGTACTGGCCAGTAGCAGAATCGCCCCCAAAACCACCCTGGATAAAAAGTGTGCCCTCTGGATTAGCGCAGTACAGGAGTATGACGCCGCGACTTACTACTGCGCAGAAAACTGGAATCCCGGACAACTGGGGAATGGGTTCACGGTAGCAATCGGAGAACAGGAACAGTCGACAG TAGAGGAACAACTAACGAGGCCGAAAAGCGACAAgggatacaaaaaaaacacaaccagtTCAG GACAGGAAAAGGCTTCAGTCAGTGTTGAAGACAAACATTCCAAGAGAAGGAATACAGAATCACAG TGGCTGGACAGTAAAACAGAGAGTGTGGAATACGCAAGGGTGAAATTCTCCCAGCCCAAGAGACAGAAGTAA
- the LOC107075422 gene encoding uncharacterized protein isoform X1 — translation MRAPTLLLSFWLYAETAVSTARTSVLTAHPGGEITLVCSLNKSCFRVSWWKVQPNGIRPLAPVLASSRIAPKTTLDKKCALWISAVQEYDAATYYCAENWNPGQLGNGFTVAIGEQEQSTVEEQLTRPKSDKGYKKNTTSSEQCPVCNTIAVLSGAGAVISFLVLVIIMLVIALCLSHKKTKAGQEKASVSVEDKHSKRRNTESQWLDSKTESVEYARVKFSQPKRQK, via the exons ATGCGAGCCCCAACTCTACTCCTGTCGTTCTGGCTATACG CAGAGACAGCGGTATCTACGGCTCGGACGTCTGTGCTGACAGCTCACCCTGGCGGTGAGATCACTTTAGTCTGCAGCTTAAACAAATCGTGTTTTAGGGTGAGCTGGTGGAAAGTTCAACCCAACGGGATCAGACCTCTTGCTCCTGTACTGGCCAGTAGCAGAATCGCCCCCAAAACCACCCTGGATAAAAAGTGTGCCCTCTGGATTAGCGCAGTACAGGAGTATGACGCCGCGACTTACTACTGCGCAGAAAACTGGAATCCCGGACAACTGGGGAATGGGTTCACGGTAGCAATCGGAGAACAGGAACAGTCGACAG TAGAGGAACAACTAACGAGGCCGAAAAGCGACAAgggatacaaaaaaaacacaaccagtTCAG aACAGTGTCCAGTGTGCAATACGATTGCGGTTCTCAGTGGGGCAGGGGCAGTGATCTCTTTTTTGGTGCTGGTCATTATAATGCTGGTAATCGCACTGTGCCTGTCtcacaagaaaacaaaagcag GACAGGAAAAGGCTTCAGTCAGTGTTGAAGACAAACATTCCAAGAGAAGGAATACAGAATCACAG TGGCTGGACAGTAAAACAGAGAGTGTGGAATACGCAAGGGTGAAATTCTCCCAGCCCAAGAGACAGAAGTAA
- the LOC107075422 gene encoding uncharacterized protein isoform X3, with translation MRAPTLLLSFWLYAETAVSTARTSVLTAHPGGEITLVCSLNKSCFRVSWWKVQPNGIRPLAPVLASSRIAPKTTLDKKCALWISAVQEYDAATYYCAENWNPGQLGNGFTVAIGEQEQSTVEEQLTRPKSDKGYKKNTTSSVSSVQYDCGSQWGRGSDLFFGAGHYNAGNRTVPVSQENKSRTGKGFSQC, from the exons ATGCGAGCCCCAACTCTACTCCTGTCGTTCTGGCTATACG CAGAGACAGCGGTATCTACGGCTCGGACGTCTGTGCTGACAGCTCACCCTGGCGGTGAGATCACTTTAGTCTGCAGCTTAAACAAATCGTGTTTTAGGGTGAGCTGGTGGAAAGTTCAACCCAACGGGATCAGACCTCTTGCTCCTGTACTGGCCAGTAGCAGAATCGCCCCCAAAACCACCCTGGATAAAAAGTGTGCCCTCTGGATTAGCGCAGTACAGGAGTATGACGCCGCGACTTACTACTGCGCAGAAAACTGGAATCCCGGACAACTGGGGAATGGGTTCACGGTAGCAATCGGAGAACAGGAACAGTCGACAG TAGAGGAACAACTAACGAGGCCGAAAAGCGACAAgggatacaaaaaaaacacaaccagtTCAG TGTCCAGTGTGCAATACGATTGCGGTTCTCAGTGGGGCAGGGGCAGTGATCTCTTTTTTGGTGCTGGTCATTATAATGCTGGTAATCGCACTGTGCCTGTCtcacaagaaaacaaaagcag GACAGGAAAAGGCTTCAGTCAGTGTTGA